The following proteins are encoded in a genomic region of Spirosoma sp. SC4-14:
- a CDS encoding DUF72 domain-containing protein — MSIYIGTSGWSYDHWQGVLYPQHTPVHLRLDYYLPQFDTVELNSSFYHWPRQTTFVHWYQRLPNHFRLSVKAPRGLTHGKKLYAPEVWLERIKSCWHELHHKRAVLLVQLAPQQTYDYDRLAYFLEQLPVWMDTAVEFRHESWHNETVFQLLEHHQVAYCIMSGAQLPCLLRTTAPFVYIRLHGPDFQHLYGGSYSDADLNWWADRIREWTKLGKDVYAYFNNDGAGNAVRNAQTLRQLVA, encoded by the coding sequence ATGAGTATTTATATCGGCACCTCGGGCTGGAGCTACGATCATTGGCAGGGCGTTTTGTATCCGCAACATACGCCAGTTCATCTCCGCCTGGATTATTATCTCCCACAATTTGACACGGTTGAACTAAACAGTAGTTTTTACCACTGGCCCAGACAAACAACATTTGTTCACTGGTATCAACGCTTACCCAATCATTTCCGTCTGTCGGTGAAAGCGCCCAGAGGCTTAACGCATGGTAAAAAACTATATGCGCCGGAGGTGTGGCTGGAACGGATTAAAAGCTGCTGGCACGAATTGCATCATAAACGGGCGGTGCTGCTGGTGCAGTTAGCTCCTCAACAAACCTACGATTATGACCGCCTGGCCTACTTTCTGGAACAATTGCCGGTCTGGATGGATACGGCGGTTGAGTTCAGACATGAGAGCTGGCATAACGAAACGGTTTTCCAGTTGCTGGAACATCATCAGGTTGCCTATTGCATTATGAGTGGGGCTCAACTACCCTGTTTGCTCCGAACAACGGCCCCCTTTGTATACATACGCTTACACGGCCCCGATTTTCAGCATTTATACGGTGGTTCATATTCCGATGCTGATTTGAACTGGTGGGCTGACCGAATTCGGGAATGGACGAAGTTGGGAAAGGATGTATATGCTTATTTTAATAACGACGGCGCGGGTAATGCCGTCCGCAATGCCCAGACCTTACGCCAACTGGTCGCCTGA
- a CDS encoding alpha/beta hydrolase-fold protein yields the protein MMRSCFFIVLILLATRLTSCAQVPAVPSVSQTTPFVLGVIQQVHSDQLGENRLLNIYLPEGYSSDSTTTYPVIYLLDGSANEDFIHIVGLVQFLTMIGVMPKSIVVGIANVDRRRDFTYPTTIAKDKKDFPTTGGSAPFMAFLEKELQPFIRSGYRTSGVKTLIGQSLGGLLATEILLHHPDLFDNYIIVSPSLWWDNESLLTALKSQNKQSIMKPTNVYVSVGNEGKQMENDAQTLADLLQRTNPSNLTVQYVYLPDENHLTILHRSVYRAFELFYPKKK from the coding sequence ATGATGAGATCCTGTTTTTTCATTGTTCTAATCTTACTGGCCACCAGACTGACTTCGTGCGCACAGGTTCCTGCGGTGCCTTCAGTCAGCCAAACCACACCCTTTGTTTTAGGTGTAATTCAGCAAGTTCATTCCGACCAATTGGGAGAAAACAGGCTCCTGAATATTTACCTGCCTGAAGGCTATTCGTCCGATTCAACAACAACGTATCCGGTTATTTACCTGCTGGATGGCTCTGCCAACGAAGACTTTATTCACATCGTCGGCCTTGTTCAGTTTTTAACGATGATCGGGGTTATGCCTAAATCAATTGTAGTTGGGATTGCCAATGTCGATCGAAGACGGGATTTCACCTATCCAACCACCATAGCGAAGGATAAAAAAGACTTTCCTACTACTGGCGGTTCGGCACCATTTATGGCCTTTCTGGAAAAGGAGCTACAGCCTTTCATTCGGTCTGGATACAGAACCAGCGGGGTCAAAACGCTGATTGGGCAGTCGCTTGGCGGATTACTGGCTACTGAAATCCTGCTACATCATCCCGATCTGTTCGATAACTACATCATTGTTAGCCCAAGCCTGTGGTGGGATAATGAGTCACTGCTAACGGCTCTAAAAAGTCAGAACAAACAATCCATCATGAAGCCAACCAATGTATATGTATCGGTCGGTAATGAAGGCAAACAAATGGAAAATGACGCGCAAACGCTGGCCGACCTGCTTCAACGAACCAATCCGTCCAATCTAACAGTGCAGTATGTTTATCTGCCCGACGAAAATCACCTGACCATTTTGCACCGCAGTGTTTATCGGGCTTTTGAACTGTTCTACCCTAAAAAGAAATAA
- a CDS encoding polysaccharide lyase: MKKLTIPIFLSAALIFAQQSASAQYPTIPADVQKQSDELLKETWRKSNIAWEKAKPIIEKEAKEGKPYVPWAARPVDLPQASIPAFPGAEGGGAYTFGGRGGKVIVVTSLEDSGPGTLRDACETGGARTIVFNVAGIIKLKSPLIIRAPYITIAGQTAPGDGVCIAGESVWINTHDVLIRYMRFRRGETFVGRRDDSIGGNPIGNIMIDHVSASWGLDENMSMYRHMYNDSTGKALEEKLPTVNITIQNSIFSEALDTWNHAFGSTLGGENCTFMRNLWADNAGRNPSIGWNGIFNFANNVIFNWVHRSTDGGDYTAMYNIINNYYKPGPQTPKDSPIGHRILKPESGRSKLPYRVYGRAYVHGNIVDGNEKVTKDNWDGGVQVEEMPDAGQYMASMKWNEPLPMPKLTILPAKQAYEFVLANAGATLPKRDPVDTRVVEQVRTGKIAYKEGVKLPETQFKHRRLPIDSYKNGIITDPMQVGGYPDYKGTPYVDSDKDGMPDSWETKNGLNPKDPSDASQDKNKDGYTNIEDFLNSVVSVQQVRPRT; encoded by the coding sequence ATGAAAAAGCTTACTATTCCTATTTTCCTGTCGGCTGCTCTGATTTTCGCCCAGCAGTCTGCATCGGCGCAGTACCCGACCATTCCGGCAGATGTTCAGAAACAAAGCGATGAACTGCTTAAAGAGACCTGGCGGAAGTCGAATATTGCCTGGGAAAAGGCTAAACCCATCATTGAGAAGGAAGCGAAAGAAGGCAAACCGTACGTTCCCTGGGCCGCCCGCCCGGTCGATCTGCCACAGGCCAGCATCCCGGCTTTTCCGGGTGCCGAAGGGGGTGGCGCCTACACATTCGGCGGACGCGGTGGTAAAGTCATTGTGGTAACGAGCCTCGAAGATAGTGGTCCTGGCACACTTCGCGATGCCTGCGAAACAGGTGGCGCACGTACCATTGTGTTCAACGTAGCCGGTATCATCAAATTAAAAAGTCCCCTGATTATCAGAGCCCCTTACATCACCATTGCGGGTCAGACGGCGCCGGGCGATGGGGTTTGTATAGCGGGCGAATCGGTCTGGATCAACACACACGACGTACTGATCCGGTATATGCGGTTCCGGCGGGGCGAAACCTTTGTCGGACGTCGCGACGATTCGATTGGCGGCAACCCAATCGGCAACATCATGATCGACCACGTATCGGCCAGTTGGGGACTGGACGAAAACATGTCGATGTACCGCCATATGTACAATGACAGCACAGGCAAAGCGCTGGAAGAGAAGCTGCCGACCGTCAATATCACGATTCAGAATTCGATTTTCTCGGAAGCGCTCGACACCTGGAACCACGCATTCGGCAGTACGCTGGGTGGTGAAAACTGTACGTTCATGCGTAACCTATGGGCCGATAACGCCGGGCGGAATCCGTCAATTGGCTGGAATGGCATTTTCAACTTTGCCAACAACGTTATATTCAACTGGGTACACCGTTCTACCGATGGGGGCGACTATACGGCTATGTACAATATTATCAATAACTATTACAAGCCAGGGCCGCAAACGCCCAAAGATTCGCCCATTGGGCACCGGATATTAAAACCCGAATCAGGACGTAGCAAGCTGCCGTATCGGGTTTACGGACGGGCGTACGTTCATGGTAATATCGTGGACGGAAATGAGAAGGTTACGAAGGATAACTGGGATGGTGGCGTTCAGGTTGAAGAAATGCCCGATGCCGGTCAATACATGGCGAGCATGAAATGGAATGAGCCGCTTCCTATGCCTAAACTGACGATTCTTCCCGCCAAACAGGCGTATGAGTTTGTGCTGGCCAACGCAGGTGCAACCCTGCCCAAACGTGACCCGGTCGACACTCGCGTTGTTGAGCAGGTACGTACCGGAAAGATCGCCTACAAAGAAGGGGTTAAACTGCCCGAAACGCAGTTCAAACACCGTCGCCTGCCCATCGATTCCTACAAGAATGGTATTATTACTGACCCGATGCAGGTCGGTGGCTATCCAGACTACAAAGGCACGCCTTACGTTGATTCCGATAAAGACGGGATGCCCGATAGCTGGGAAACCAAAAACGGCCTGAACCCGAAAGATCCGTCGGATGCCAGCCAGGATAAAAATAAGGATGGCTACACCAACATCGAAGATTTCCTCAACAGTGTGGTATCGGTTCAGCAGGTTCGGCCAAGAACGTAG